Proteins encoded within one genomic window of Bacillus thuringiensis:
- a CDS encoding bacteriocin-processing peptidase family protein, translated as MLDFKQLDACLKDKRFIDGLEEINNEISYIKEKNTLSYLKNWLANIPSHKEFDILIRLTDEGLMHQYSSFLIRYAYKKFPNMRTLSLYCDELIDERKILEAEQLLKDSLEESNKEEIYADFLAKTYFTLVRCLLEMKRNEEALIYMQKAEEYSTRAVFDKWGYVYMHTGEWEKAEERFIAGMQHKDCEELSTYLLSQLYANKGEQKRALQLIDDAIVKFPQVPYFHFEKIKYLLDLGKYEDMLSVIDNINNQLPYHAYKAYFVHLRAEAFYKMNKLVDLQQLLNEEKSLKESLYHNLEKNPDGKKVHLPIVPIVQKDNYCVPTSLEMMLQLWGEKRTQDEIAEFIFDMTGSKFSDTVSYLEELGYEYRYFKGNVENYKRLLDQGIPVLLSIDIEHASHVQVLSGYDDTLQAFYVQDPNFIEPVIVEYSKLQEKYRYTGCLAITFVPKEKKEQLSFLNEEENHYFKSIFSLTDHLDEQDKDGINNLVQFLKETSNNPNTWLYTIKHLDVEVDNEFILSCIEKLMERFPSSDFVKLHGAQCFIRLQELEKAEQMLASVEKKNNRALYHLINGRYAFEQESYIEAISSFRSSLQLDADQPIAWSFLALSYMYIDQSEKALQFSQVALERSPERFTVTNHGLILIDLERYEEAYEIFNDLLREYKNEAHVWYERARCAHHLGKLHLAIKGLKVAIQLDSNAPYIYTKLSEIYESDLKDEESTKEILLEGIENCDDKAPLYVKLGDYHFQNDSLEEAEVLYKRALEENDEDVYSHFGLTQVYMAREQYKEAKEYILGIEKQIEKSQDFLMNAGMVLWDAELELGGSEEGFKVALSKLESGIKQSEYNVASALDEYVNRIKGTVFVQRGIAFLRTLHKERNEVSEYGCYIGILYESIGQYGQAMKRYKRAIEQKETALPYYRIGETLMVLGQLTEAKQAYETCLELDGDFVGVHLQLAEIYEKEENRSKEQSHMVQAMKEEPLHINMEYLAQLSVEMNLQEELLTELDQLADEVPEIWRLDAIAYVYGAMDEIDKEQAWIEYALQLDGEHTEVLYHYAKVLVKNRNGKAIEIAMKVIQKDVNNERIFDVYVKAIEQHKKWSNIRDFLHILKIKKAERSMAFMYAASAVTERWIERQQNEQPKKSIFTRALYRMKNRAKEISIITTIIDLYEISLQLNPKNSMAALRFALFYENVTMNKEAIDVLQTSLEHKWDYDVAKQLVNLFIECEEEDMLRDASEVTKQMVRELPDDYDTLLLQAQVFFKAGEERKAEKITLQLTEQTPFVSRAFLTLGEIYQSQERFKEAIHVLENASIHHPNETAILLSLASSYHGAGQTIQAEKITNEVLTMDESDLLARYDRACYLAQLNRMEEAKVELEIVLREDESGFFAELIEDDENLAALREFEK; from the coding sequence ATGCTAGATTTTAAGCAGTTAGATGCTTGTTTGAAAGACAAGAGATTTATAGATGGATTAGAGGAAATAAATAATGAAATTTCATATATAAAAGAAAAGAATACTCTATCTTATTTGAAGAATTGGCTTGCTAATATTCCTTCACATAAAGAGTTTGATATATTAATACGTCTTACTGATGAAGGGCTTATGCACCAATACAGTTCATTCCTCATTCGCTACGCTTATAAAAAATTCCCAAATATGAGAACGCTCTCTTTATATTGTGATGAGTTAATTGATGAGCGGAAAATTCTTGAAGCAGAACAGTTGTTAAAAGACTCTTTAGAAGAGAGCAATAAAGAAGAAATATATGCCGATTTTTTAGCGAAAACATATTTTACTTTAGTAAGATGCCTGTTAGAAATGAAACGAAATGAAGAAGCGCTAATCTATATGCAAAAAGCAGAGGAGTACAGTACACGTGCTGTATTTGATAAATGGGGCTACGTCTATATGCATACAGGTGAATGGGAGAAAGCGGAAGAACGATTTATAGCCGGCATGCAGCATAAAGATTGTGAAGAACTATCCACATATTTATTATCACAGTTATATGCGAATAAAGGTGAACAGAAACGTGCATTACAGCTAATTGATGATGCAATTGTAAAGTTCCCGCAAGTACCATATTTTCATTTTGAAAAGATAAAATATTTATTAGATTTAGGGAAGTACGAAGATATGTTATCGGTAATAGATAATATAAATAACCAGCTTCCTTATCATGCTTATAAAGCTTATTTTGTACATTTACGTGCAGAAGCGTTTTACAAAATGAATAAACTTGTAGATTTACAACAGTTATTAAATGAAGAAAAAAGTTTAAAAGAGTCTTTATATCATAATTTAGAAAAAAATCCAGATGGAAAAAAGGTTCACTTACCTATAGTTCCAATTGTACAAAAGGATAATTATTGTGTGCCGACAAGTTTAGAAATGATGTTGCAGTTATGGGGAGAAAAACGTACACAAGATGAAATAGCAGAGTTTATTTTTGATATGACGGGATCGAAGTTTTCAGATACTGTTTCTTATTTGGAAGAATTAGGTTATGAATATCGTTATTTTAAAGGGAATGTAGAAAATTATAAGAGACTGCTAGATCAGGGGATTCCCGTATTATTAAGTATAGATATTGAGCATGCTTCACACGTACAAGTTCTATCTGGATATGATGATACATTGCAAGCCTTTTATGTTCAAGATCCGAACTTTATAGAGCCGGTTATTGTGGAATATAGTAAGTTACAAGAAAAATATCGTTATACAGGCTGTTTAGCGATTACGTTTGTTCCGAAAGAAAAGAAGGAACAATTATCATTTTTAAATGAAGAAGAAAATCATTATTTTAAATCCATTTTTTCTCTAACGGATCATTTAGATGAACAAGATAAAGATGGGATTAATAACTTAGTACAATTTTTAAAAGAGACTAGTAATAATCCGAATACGTGGTTATATACGATTAAACATCTAGATGTTGAAGTGGATAATGAGTTTATTTTATCATGTATTGAAAAGTTAATGGAGAGGTTTCCGAGCTCAGATTTTGTTAAATTACATGGTGCGCAGTGCTTTATTCGCCTTCAAGAATTAGAAAAAGCTGAGCAAATGCTTGCGAGTGTTGAGAAGAAAAATAATCGTGCTTTATATCATTTAATAAACGGAAGATATGCTTTTGAACAGGAAAGTTATATAGAAGCAATTTCAAGTTTTCGTTCCTCATTACAATTAGATGCAGACCAGCCAATTGCTTGGAGTTTTCTCGCTTTATCATATATGTATATCGACCAATCTGAAAAGGCATTGCAGTTTTCTCAAGTTGCTTTAGAACGTAGTCCAGAAAGATTTACTGTAACGAATCACGGGTTAATATTAATCGATTTAGAAAGATATGAAGAAGCGTATGAAATCTTTAACGACCTGCTAAGAGAGTATAAAAATGAGGCACATGTATGGTATGAGCGAGCGAGATGTGCACATCATTTAGGGAAATTACATTTAGCGATAAAAGGACTTAAAGTAGCGATTCAGTTGGATAGCAATGCACCTTACATTTATACGAAACTTTCGGAAATATACGAATCAGATTTGAAGGATGAAGAAAGTACGAAAGAAATATTACTAGAAGGCATTGAGAATTGTGATGATAAGGCGCCTCTATATGTAAAACTGGGTGACTATCATTTTCAAAATGATAGTCTGGAAGAAGCGGAAGTATTGTATAAACGTGCTTTAGAAGAAAATGATGAGGATGTTTATTCTCATTTCGGACTTACACAAGTTTATATGGCAAGAGAACAATATAAGGAAGCAAAAGAATATATTCTCGGTATTGAAAAACAAATTGAAAAGAGCCAAGATTTCCTTATGAATGCGGGAATGGTTTTATGGGATGCTGAACTTGAACTTGGTGGAAGCGAAGAAGGGTTTAAAGTAGCATTGTCTAAGTTAGAGAGTGGTATAAAGCAGAGCGAATATAATGTAGCAAGCGCGTTAGATGAATATGTGAATCGAATTAAAGGAACTGTATTTGTGCAACGAGGTATAGCATTCTTAAGAACGTTACACAAAGAAAGAAATGAAGTAAGTGAATATGGTTGTTATATAGGTATTTTATATGAATCTATTGGGCAGTACGGCCAAGCGATGAAAAGATATAAAAGGGCGATAGAACAAAAGGAAACAGCATTACCGTATTACCGAATTGGTGAAACACTTATGGTATTAGGGCAACTGACAGAAGCAAAACAAGCGTATGAAACATGTTTAGAGCTTGATGGGGATTTCGTAGGTGTACATTTACAGCTTGCGGAAATATACGAAAAAGAAGAAAACCGTTCTAAAGAGCAAAGTCATATGGTTCAGGCGATGAAAGAAGAGCCGTTGCATATTAATATGGAATATTTGGCACAGCTTTCAGTAGAGATGAATCTTCAGGAAGAGTTGCTGACGGAACTAGACCAATTAGCGGACGAAGTACCTGAAATATGGCGATTAGATGCGATTGCATATGTGTATGGAGCGATGGATGAAATAGATAAAGAACAGGCATGGATTGAATACGCACTACAATTAGATGGTGAGCATACAGAAGTTCTATATCATTATGCAAAAGTGTTAGTGAAAAATAGAAATGGAAAAGCAATTGAGATTGCAATGAAAGTGATACAAAAAGATGTAAATAATGAACGTATATTTGATGTATATGTAAAAGCGATAGAGCAACATAAGAAATGGTCTAACATACGAGATTTTCTTCATATATTAAAAATAAAAAAGGCAGAAAGAAGTATGGCGTTTATGTATGCTGCATCTGCGGTTACAGAAAGATGGATTGAACGTCAACAAAATGAACAGCCGAAGAAATCCATATTTACGAGAGCCCTTTATCGTATGAAAAACCGTGCGAAGGAAATTTCAATCATTACTACAATCATTGATTTATATGAAATTTCGTTACAGTTAAATCCGAAAAATAGCATGGCAGCGCTGCGATTTGCACTATTTTACGAGAATGTGACAATGAATAAAGAGGCGATAGATGTATTGCAAACATCGTTAGAACATAAATGGGATTACGATGTGGCAAAGCAACTTGTAAATCTTTTCATAGAGTGTGAGGAAGAAGATATGTTAAGGGATGCTTCGGAAGTAACGAAGCAAATGGTTCGAGAGTTACCAGATGATTATGATACTCTTCTTCTGCAGGCACAAGTATTCTTTAAAGCAGGAGAAGAAAGAAAAGCAGAAAAGATTACCTTACAATTAACGGAGCAAACACCATTTGTAAGTAGAGCATTTCTTACTTTAGGAGAAATATATCAAAGTCAAGAGAGGTTTAAAGAGGCAATTCATGTATTAGAAAATGCCTCTATACATCATCCGAATGAAACAGCAATTCTTCTTTCTTTAGCATCTTCATATCATGGTGCTGGCCAAACGATACAGGCAGAAAAAATAACAAATGAAGTATTAACAATGGATGAGAGTGATTTGTTAGCAAGATATGATCGTGCTTGTTATTTAGCACAGTTAAACAGAATGGAAGAGGCGAAGGTAGAACTTGAAATTGTACTTCGTGAGGATGAGTCGGGATTTTTCGCTGAACTTATCGAGGATGATGAAAATTTAGCAGCATTGCGAGAATTTGAAAAGTAA
- the ileS gene encoding isoleucine--tRNA ligase, with translation MKKVDVKESAVGRETRIRKQWNEQSIFEQSIQNREGTQSFVFYEGPPTANGLPHVGHALGRTIKDVVARYKTMVGYKVLRKAGWDTHGLPVELGVEKQLGISGKNEIEEYGIEPFIQKCKESVFTYEKQWREFTESIGYWVDMDDPYVTLKNPYIESVWHILGTIHEKGLLYKGHRVSPYCPSCQTSLSSHEVAQGYKTVKDLSATVKFKVKDSENEYFLGWTTTPWTLPANVALAVHPNMEYVKAKQEGNVYIVAKERVQDVLKENYEVLSVHKGEELLNTSYTAPFPMKEVTNGYHVIGADFVTADSGTGLVHIAPAYGEDDYRVVQSEGLSFLHVVDEKGEYTEAVPFLKGKFVKDCDVDIVRYLAKEGLLYHKEKYEHSYPHCWRCDSPLLYYAGESWLIRTTAIKDTFLQNNDTVTWYPDHMKNGRFGKFLENMVDWNISRNRYWGTPLNVWECESCDHQFAPKSIADLRKQSTKETPEDLELHKPYVDEVQVCCEKCGSTMNRTPEVIDVWFDSGSMPFAQYHYPFENKELFEEQFPADVIAEGIDQTRGWFYSLLAVSALYTGKVPYKRVLSLGHVLDEEGQKMSKSKGNALDPVDLVEKFGADALRWALLVDSAPWNAKRFSERTVLEAKSKFVDTLVNVYSFYVLYANLDEYNPNETYDVKRTKLDEWVLSRLHSTTKKVRTALDDYQFTNAAREIAALVDEVSNWYVRRSRNRFWESGMNAEKAAAYETLHEVLVTISKLIAPFTPFVAEDIHLNLTGSSVHLEDYPVVNESLLQPKLEAEMDAVLQVVELGRSNRNQHSLKVKQPLAELVLLAHNENDMDWESYRDIVMDELNVKAFHVELDETKYTSYQLKLNFKTAGPKFGKNVNAVNGWLKQLSQDEVQNFVSTERAVYEAASGEEVVVTTEDVLVEKVAKSGFSNTTNGQYTVMLDTNVTEELLQEGVAREFIRAVQEYRKQLNLPVNLRVDVILDTEEELKQTLTNHKDLLEENLLVKQFSFGNLTTEDDELSVGETKVRIKLSAAQ, from the coding sequence ATGAAGAAAGTAGATGTAAAAGAGTCAGCTGTAGGGAGAGAAACACGTATTCGTAAACAGTGGAACGAGCAAAGCATTTTCGAGCAATCAATTCAGAATCGAGAAGGCACACAATCTTTTGTGTTTTATGAAGGACCACCAACGGCGAACGGACTACCGCATGTAGGTCATGCACTTGGACGAACAATTAAAGATGTAGTAGCAAGATATAAAACGATGGTTGGCTATAAAGTATTAAGAAAAGCGGGCTGGGATACACACGGTTTACCTGTAGAATTGGGTGTTGAAAAGCAACTCGGTATTTCGGGTAAAAATGAAATCGAAGAATATGGCATTGAGCCATTTATTCAGAAGTGTAAAGAGAGTGTATTCACATATGAGAAGCAGTGGCGTGAATTCACTGAAAGCATCGGTTATTGGGTAGATATGGATGATCCATACGTTACGTTAAAGAATCCATATATCGAAAGTGTATGGCATATTTTAGGGACGATTCATGAAAAAGGATTATTGTATAAAGGGCATAGAGTTTCACCATACTGCCCAAGCTGTCAAACTTCACTAAGTTCACATGAGGTTGCCCAAGGATATAAAACAGTAAAAGATTTAAGTGCAACAGTTAAATTTAAAGTGAAAGATAGTGAAAATGAATATTTCCTAGGTTGGACAACAACACCTTGGACACTTCCAGCAAATGTTGCACTCGCTGTACATCCAAATATGGAATACGTTAAAGCGAAACAAGAGGGTAATGTATACATTGTTGCGAAAGAGCGTGTACAAGATGTATTAAAAGAAAACTATGAAGTACTATCTGTTCATAAAGGAGAAGAATTATTAAATACTTCTTATACAGCGCCGTTTCCGATGAAAGAAGTTACAAATGGTTACCACGTAATCGGAGCAGATTTTGTAACGGCAGATAGTGGTACAGGACTCGTTCATATCGCTCCAGCATATGGGGAAGACGATTATAGAGTCGTTCAAAGTGAAGGATTGTCATTCTTACATGTTGTAGATGAGAAAGGTGAGTATACAGAAGCAGTACCATTTTTGAAAGGTAAATTTGTAAAAGATTGTGACGTAGATATCGTTCGTTATTTAGCGAAGGAAGGTTTACTTTATCATAAAGAAAAGTATGAGCATAGTTACCCACATTGTTGGCGTTGTGATTCACCACTACTTTATTATGCTGGAGAAAGTTGGTTAATCCGAACGACTGCAATTAAAGATACATTTTTACAAAATAACGATACTGTTACTTGGTATCCAGATCATATGAAAAATGGACGATTTGGTAAGTTTTTAGAAAACATGGTGGACTGGAATATTAGCCGAAATAGATATTGGGGAACACCATTAAACGTATGGGAATGTGAAAGTTGCGATCATCAATTCGCACCGAAAAGCATTGCTGATTTAAGAAAGCAAAGTACGAAAGAAACACCTGAAGATTTAGAATTGCATAAGCCGTATGTAGATGAAGTGCAAGTTTGCTGTGAAAAATGCGGAAGTACAATGAATCGTACACCAGAAGTAATTGATGTTTGGTTTGATAGTGGTTCGATGCCATTTGCGCAATATCATTATCCGTTTGAAAATAAAGAGTTATTTGAAGAACAGTTTCCAGCAGATGTAATTGCAGAAGGAATTGATCAAACACGAGGCTGGTTTTATAGTTTATTAGCTGTATCCGCACTATATACTGGAAAAGTACCGTATAAACGAGTGCTATCACTAGGGCATGTTCTAGACGAGGAAGGACAGAAAATGTCTAAAAGTAAAGGGAATGCACTAGATCCAGTTGATTTAGTAGAGAAGTTTGGTGCAGATGCGCTAAGATGGGCTTTACTCGTTGACAGTGCTCCGTGGAATGCGAAGCGTTTTTCTGAAAGAACAGTATTAGAAGCAAAATCTAAATTTGTAGATACATTAGTCAATGTGTATAGCTTCTACGTTTTATATGCAAATTTAGATGAGTATAATCCGAACGAAACGTATGACGTAAAGCGGACGAAATTGGATGAATGGGTATTATCAAGATTGCATAGCACAACGAAAAAAGTGAGAACTGCACTTGATGATTATCAATTTACGAATGCAGCTCGTGAAATCGCGGCGCTTGTAGATGAAGTAAGCAATTGGTACGTAAGGCGGTCACGTAATCGTTTCTGGGAATCTGGTATGAATGCTGAAAAAGCAGCTGCGTATGAGACACTACATGAAGTGCTTGTGACAATTAGTAAGTTAATTGCACCATTTACACCGTTTGTCGCTGAAGATATTCATTTGAATTTAACTGGAAGTAGCGTTCATTTAGAGGATTATCCAGTTGTAAATGAATCACTACTTCAGCCGAAATTAGAAGCGGAAATGGATGCAGTTTTACAAGTTGTTGAACTTGGAAGAAGTAATCGTAATCAGCATTCTTTAAAAGTAAAACAGCCGTTAGCAGAACTTGTATTACTAGCACATAATGAAAATGATATGGATTGGGAATCTTATCGTGATATCGTTATGGATGAGTTAAATGTGAAGGCGTTCCATGTTGAACTAGATGAAACGAAGTATACATCCTATCAATTAAAGCTGAATTTTAAAACGGCGGGACCGAAGTTCGGTAAGAATGTAAATGCAGTAAATGGTTGGCTAAAGCAATTATCACAAGACGAGGTACAAAACTTTGTATCTACAGAAAGAGCAGTTTACGAAGCTGCATCAGGAGAAGAAGTAGTTGTAACGACTGAAGATGTATTAGTAGAGAAAGTTGCGAAATCTGGATTCTCTAATACAACTAACGGACAATATACAGTTATGTTAGATACAAATGTAACGGAAGAATTGTTACAAGAAGGAGTAGCGCGTGAATTTATTCGAGCAGTTCAAGAATATCGTAAACAGTTGAATTTACCAGTTAATTTAAGGGTAGATGTTATTCTTGATACAGAGGAAGAGTTGAAGCAAACATTAACGAATCATAAAGATCTGTTGGAAGAAAATTTACTCGTTAAGCAATTTTCATTTGGTAACTTAACGACTGAAGACGATGAACTATCTGTGGGTGAGACAAAAGTCCGCATTAAATTAAGTGCAGCTCAGTAA